Proteins encoded together in one Staphylococcus aureus window:
- a CDS encoding helix-turn-helix transcriptional regulator → MNMHILYNLRTKHNLEIDELAQQLNEKYGTKYEAHQIWEWENHHHEPKFKDAMHLADFFDAPYEMFLESKVKEYQKHLEEVDIRMDK, encoded by the coding sequence ATGAATATGCATATTTTATATAACTTACGAACTAAACATAATTTAGAAATTGACGAATTAGCACAGCAATTAAATGAGAAATATGGTACTAAATATGAAGCACATCAAATTTGGGAATGGGAGAATCATCACCATGAACCTAAATTTAAAGATGCCATGCATTTAGCTGACTTCTTTGATGCACCATATGAAATGTTTTTAGAAAGTAAGGTTAAAGAATATCAGAAACATTTAGAAGAAGTCGATATTCGCATGGATAAATAG
- a CDS encoding PepSY domain-containing protein, which yields MKLKSLAVLSMSAVVLTACGNDTPKDETKSTESNTNQDTNTTKDVIALKDVKTSPEDAVKKAEETYKGQKLKGISFENSNGEWAYKVTQQKSGEESEVLVADKNKKVINKKTEKEDTMNENDNFKYSDAIDYKKAIKEGQKEFDGDIKEWSLEKDDGKLVYNIDLKKGNKKQEVTVDAKNGKVLKSEQDH from the coding sequence ATGAAATTAAAATCATTAGCAGTGTTATCAATGTCAGCGGTGGTGCTTACTGCATGTGGCAATGATACTCCAAAAGATGAAACAAAATCAACAGAGTCAAATACTAATCAAGACACTAATACAACAAAAGATGTTATTGCTTTAAAAGATGTTAAAACAAGCCCAGAAGATGCTGTGAAAAAAGCTGAAGAAACTTACAAAGGCCAAAAGTTGAAAGGAATTTCATTTGAAAATTCTAATGGTGAATGGGCTTATAAAGTGACGCAACAAAAATCTGGTGAAGAGTCAGAAGTACTTGTTGCTGATAAAAATAAAAAAGTGATTAACAAAAAGACTGAAAAAGAAGATACAATGAATGAAAATGATAACTTTAAATATAGCGATGCTATAGATTACAAAAAAGCCATTAAAGAAGGACAAAAAGAATTTGATGGTGATATTAAAGAATGGTCACTTGAAAAAGATGATGGCAAACTTGTTTACAATATCGATTTGAAAAAAGGTAATAAAAAACAAGAAGTTACTGTTGATGCTAAGAACGGTAAAGTATTAAAGAGTGAGCAAGATCACTAA
- the ahpF gene encoding alkyl hydroperoxide reductase subunit F produces the protein MLNADLKQQLKQLLELMEGNVEFVASLGSDDKSKELKDLLTEITDMSPRLSLSEKSLKRTPSFSVNRPGEETGVTFAGIPLGHEFNSLVLAILQVSGRAPKEKQSIIDQIKKLEGSFHFETFISLTCQKCPDVVQALNLMSVINPNITHSMIDGAVFREESENIMAVPAVFLNGEEFGNGRMTIQDILSKLGSTADASEFENKEPYDVLIVGGGPASGSAAIYTARKGLRTGIVADRIGGQVNDTAGIENFITVKETTGSEFSSNLAAHIDQYDIDAMTGIRATDIEKTDEAIKVTLENGAVLESKTVIIATGAGWRKLNIPGEEQLINKGVAFCPHCDGPLFENKDVAVIGGGNSGVEAAIDLAGIVNHVTLFEFASELKADNVLQDRLRSLSNVDIKTNAKTTEVVGEDHVTGIRYEDMNTGEEHLLNLDGIFVQIGLLPNTSWLNDAVELNERGEIVIDRNNNTNVPGIFAAGDVTDQKNKQIIISMGAGANAALNAFDYIIRN, from the coding sequence ATGCTTAATGCTGATTTAAAACAACAACTTAAACAACTATTAGAACTAATGGAGGGCAACGTTGAATTCGTTGCCAGCCTTGGTTCAGATGATAAATCCAAAGAACTTAAAGATTTGTTGACAGAAATTACTGATATGTCACCTAGACTATCTCTTTCTGAAAAATCTTTAAAACGTACACCAAGTTTCTCAGTCAATCGTCCTGGCGAAGAAACAGGTGTAACATTTGCAGGTATTCCATTAGGTCACGAGTTTAACTCACTTGTTTTAGCAATTTTACAGGTTAGTGGTCGTGCACCTAAAGAAAAACAGTCAATCATTGACCAAATTAAAAAATTAGAAGGTTCATTCCATTTTGAAACATTCATTAGTTTAACGTGTCAAAAATGTCCTGATGTCGTTCAAGCACTTAACTTAATGAGTGTGATCAACCCTAACATCACGCATTCTATGATTGATGGTGCAGTGTTCCGTGAAGAATCTGAAAACATCATGGCAGTCCCTGCTGTCTTTTTAAATGGCGAAGAATTTGGCAATGGTCGTATGACAATCCAAGATATTCTTTCGAAACTAGGCAGTACGGCAGATGCATCTGAGTTTGAAAATAAAGAACCTTATGATGTCTTAATCGTTGGTGGTGGTCCTGCTAGTGGTAGTGCAGCGATTTACACAGCACGTAAAGGTTTACGTACTGGTATAGTTGCTGATCGTATCGGTGGCCAAGTTAATGATACTGCTGGTATTGAGAACTTCATTACTGTTAAAGAAACAACTGGTTCTGAATTTTCTTCTAACTTAGCAGCGCACATTGATCAATATGACATTGATGCAATGACAGGTATACGTGCTACAGATATCGAAAAGACTGACGAAGCAATTAAAGTTACGTTAGAAAACGGTGCTGTCTTAGAAAGTAAAACAGTCATTATTGCTACTGGTGCAGGTTGGCGTAAGCTAAACATTCCAGGTGAAGAGCAATTGATTAATAAAGGTGTTGCATTCTGCCCTCACTGTGACGGACCTCTATTTGAAAATAAAGACGTAGCAGTTATCGGTGGCGGTAACTCTGGGGTTGAAGCAGCAATTGACCTTGCTGGTATCGTTAATCATGTTACATTATTCGAATTCGCTAGCGAATTAAAAGCAGACAACGTGTTACAAGATCGTTTACGTTCTTTATCAAATGTTGATATCAAAACAAATGCCAAAACTACTGAAGTTGTCGGAGAAGACCATGTTACAGGTATACGTTACGAAGACATGAACACCGGCGAAGAACATCTACTTAACTTAGATGGTATCTTTGTTCAAATTGGTTTACTTCCAAACACATCATGGTTAAACGATGCTGTTGAATTAAACGAACGTGGTGAAATTGTGATTGATCGTAACAATAATACGAATGTTCCTGGAATATTTGCTGCTGGCGATGTCACAGATCAGAAGAACAAACAAATTATCATTTCAATGGGCGCTGGTGCAAATGCAGCATTAAATGCCTTTGACTATATTATCAGAAACTAA
- a CDS encoding NDxxF motif lipoprotein, translated as MKKRLLLSTFLASTLILTGCASDQSDNEDHHTSTGIHAPKSAKKLETKDIFNSDKKNSDISDAEMKQAIEKYLSVNSDILDNKYIMQHKLDKQIDSQTKVTEKQAETLSHLSNLAVKNDLHFKKFVTENNIPKEYKKPVELMMNYFKALNSTIANVDEDIEKLSYQPQNKINVVDVPTKYAGDVNKKQQDKIKDFLKSKGIKSDVIDK; from the coding sequence ATGAAAAAGAGATTACTACTAAGTACATTTTTAGCATCGACATTAATTCTTACAGGTTGCGCGTCCGATCAATCTGATAACGAAGATCATCATACAAGTACTGGCATCCATGCACCTAAAAGCGCTAAAAAATTAGAAACAAAAGATATCTTTAACTCAGATAAGAAAAATAGTGATATTAGTGATGCAGAGATGAAGCAAGCTATAGAAAAGTATTTGTCTGTAAATAGCGATATACTTGATAACAAATATATTATGCAACATAAACTAGATAAACAAATTGACAGTCAAACAAAAGTGACTGAAAAACAAGCAGAAACACTTAGCCACTTATCTAACTTAGCTGTTAAAAACGATTTGCATTTCAAGAAATTTGTCACTGAAAACAATATTCCTAAAGAATATAAGAAACCCGTTGAATTAATGATGAATTACTTCAAAGCTTTAAATAGTACAATCGCCAATGTTGATGAAGATATTGAAAAGCTTAGCTATCAACCGCAAAATAAAATCAATGTTGTCGACGTGCCAACAAAATATGCCGGTGATGTTAATAAAAAGCAACAAGATAAAATTAAAGATTTCTTAAAATCTAAAGGTATCAAGAGTGATGTTATCGATAAATAA
- a CDS encoding histidine phosphatase family protein encodes MTIYLVRHGESKSNYDNKHFRSYFCGQLDVPLTDTGTKSADDLCDYFKEKQIKHVYVSDLLRTQQTFEHIFPYDIASTTTPLLRERSLGVFEGEYKDEISANPKYEKYFNDPNFKDFRHSFSQKAPEGESYEDVYQRVEHFMNHVVNEDTQKDDIVIVAHQVVIRCLMVYFNKVSRAEAVDLKVENCKPYIIE; translated from the coding sequence ATGACGATTTATTTAGTTAGACATGGCGAATCAAAATCGAATTATGATAATAAACATTTTCGATCTTATTTTTGTGGACAATTAGATGTGCCGTTAACGGATACTGGCACAAAAAGTGCAGACGATTTATGTGATTATTTTAAAGAGAAACAGATTAAACATGTATATGTTTCAGACTTATTAAGAACACAGCAAACGTTTGAACATATTTTTCCATATGACATTGCATCAACGACTACCCCTCTATTAAGAGAACGTTCACTTGGCGTATTTGAGGGTGAATATAAAGATGAAATCAGTGCGAATCCGAAATATGAAAAATATTTCAATGATCCAAACTTTAAAGACTTTCGTCATAGTTTTTCACAAAAAGCGCCTGAAGGAGAAAGTTATGAAGATGTATATCAACGCGTAGAACATTTTATGAATCATGTTGTCAATGAAGATACACAAAAAGATGATATTGTCATTGTTGCACATCAAGTTGTCATTCGTTGTTTGATGGTTTATTTTAACAAAGTTTCAAGGGCAGAAGCTGTGGATTTAAAGGTAGAAAATTGCAAACCATATATCATTGAATAG
- a CDS encoding GlsB/YeaQ/YmgE family stress response membrane protein: MFGFIGMLIVGGLIGWAAGAIMGKDIPGGILGNIIAGIIGSWVGGKLFGQWGPELGSIYILPALIGSIILIAIVTLILRAMRK; this comes from the coding sequence ATGTTTGGATTTATTGGAATGTTAATTGTCGGTGGCTTAATTGGATGGGCTGCTGGTGCTATTATGGGTAAAGATATCCCAGGTGGTATTTTAGGCAATATTATCGCAGGTATTATTGGATCATGGGTAGGTGGCAAACTATTCGGACAATGGGGTCCTGAATTAGGAAGTATTTACATCTTGCCAGCATTAATTGGTTCAATTATCTTAATTGCAATCGTAACGTTAATTTTAAGAGCTATGCGTAAATAA
- the ahpC gene encoding alkyl hydroperoxide reductase subunit C produces the protein MSLINKEILPFTAQAFDPKKDQFKEVTQEDLKGSWSVVCFYPADFSFVCPTELEDLQNQYEELQKLGVNVFSVSTDTHFVHKAWHDHSDAISKITYTMIGDPSQTITRNFDVLDEATGLAQRGTFIIDPDGVVQASEINADGIGRDASTLAHKIKAAQYVRKNPGEVCPAKWEEGAKTLQPGLDLVGKI, from the coding sequence ATGTCATTAATTAACAAAGAAATCTTACCATTTACAGCGCAAGCTTTCGATCCAAAAAAAGATCAATTTAAAGAAGTTACACAAGAAGATTTAAAAGGTTCTTGGAGCGTAGTATGCTTCTATCCTGCTGACTTCTCATTCGTTTGTCCAACTGAATTAGAAGACTTACAAAACCAATATGAAGAATTACAAAAATTAGGCGTAAATGTATTCTCAGTATCAACTGATACTCACTTCGTACACAAAGCATGGCATGACCATTCAGATGCAATTAGCAAAATCACTTACACTATGATTGGTGACCCATCACAAACAATCACTCGTAATTTTGATGTATTAGATGAAGCTACTGGTTTAGCTCAACGTGGTACATTCATTATCGACCCAGACGGTGTTGTACAAGCATCTGAAATTAACGCTGACGGAATTGGCCGTGACGCTAGTACATTAGCTCACAAAATCAAAGCAGCTCAATATGTTCGTAAAAACCCTGGCGAAGTATGCCCAGCTAAATGGGAAGAAGGCGCTAAAACATTGCAACCTGGTTTAGATTTAGTAGGTAAAATCTAA